Proteins from a single region of Ochotona princeps isolate mOchPri1 chromosome 27, mOchPri1.hap1, whole genome shotgun sequence:
- the PDE6H gene encoding retinal cone rhodopsin-sensitive cGMP 3',5'-cyclic phosphodiesterase subunit gamma has translation MPTPAESRSGERQPPKNLKMSDNNTTLAPPASSQGPTTPRKGPPKFKQRQTRQFKSKPPKKGVKGFGDDIPGMEGLGTDITVICPWEAFSHLELHELAQFGII, from the exons GAGTCGGTCAGGGGAACGTCAGCCACCCAAGAACCTCAAAATGAGTGACAACAACACAACCTTGGCTCCTCCAGCTTCCAGCCAGGGGCCCACCACGCCACGCAAAGGCCCACCCAAGTTCAAGCAGAGGCAGACTCGCCAGTTCAAGAGCAAACCTCCTAAGAAAGGTGTGAAAGG gTTTGGAGATGACATTCCAGGCATGGAGGGTCTGGGAACAG aCATCACGGTGATTTGTCCCTGGGAGGCATTCAGCCACCTGGAGTTGCATGAGCTCGCTCAGTTCGGGATTATCTGA